A stretch of the uncultured Fretibacterium sp. genome encodes the following:
- a CDS encoding metal ABC transporter permease, whose protein sequence is MTFQEVWEVLSYPFVTRALIVGVMVSLCASILGVILVLKRYSLIGHGLSEVGFAALSVALAFNLPPLYVSTPLVIAASFVIMFVSQRRRVGGDVAIGIAASAALAFGVLVTALTRGMNLDVCSYMFGSILAMTNEDVVLSVALSLFVTGLF, encoded by the coding sequence ATGACGTTTCAAGAGGTCTGGGAGGTCCTGTCCTATCCCTTCGTCACGCGGGCGCTGATCGTCGGCGTGATGGTATCGCTGTGCGCCTCCATCCTCGGCGTGATCCTGGTCCTGAAACGCTATTCCCTGATCGGCCACGGGCTCTCCGAGGTGGGGTTCGCGGCGCTCTCCGTGGCCCTGGCCTTCAACCTGCCGCCGCTCTACGTGTCGACGCCGCTGGTCATCGCAGCGTCGTTCGTCATCATGTTCGTCAGCCAGCGCAGGAGGGTCGGCGGCGACGTGGCCATCGGCATCGCGGCCTCGGCCGCCCTGGCCTTCGGCGTCCTCGTCACGGCGCTGACGCGCGGGATGAACCTCGACGTGTGCAGCTACATGTTCGGCAGCATCCTGGCGATGACAAACGAGGACGTCGTCCTCTCCGTCGCCCTCTCGCTCTTCGTCACGGGCCTGTTCA
- a CDS encoding ABC transporter ATP-binding protein, whose protein sequence is MNRSGDGALLTLSHVSIAYGSIVAVEDVSFDVAEGEFFCIVGANGSGKSTLIRGILGLTPLAGGRVALETGPDGAAYVPQVEGADRDFPATVWEIVLTGTQRRGWRAPFYTRADRTAATAALSAFEISDLAGRRIGKLSGGQMQRVLLARAMCRGPKLLLLDEPCSGLDADSRRGFYELLARLNRERRTTIVMVSHDLDEVAARASRVAVMARRLLFVGTPDAWRSGAWKASILDSGILDSGILDPEGVPVLTEVSA, encoded by the coding sequence TTGAATCGCTCCGGGGATGGCGCGCTCCTGACGCTCTCGCACGTCTCCATCGCGTACGGCTCCATCGTCGCGGTGGAGGACGTCTCCTTCGACGTCGCCGAGGGGGAGTTCTTCTGTATCGTGGGGGCCAACGGATCGGGGAAGAGCACCCTGATCCGGGGCATCCTGGGCCTGACCCCCCTGGCGGGGGGACGCGTCGCCCTGGAGACGGGCCCCGACGGGGCGGCCTACGTCCCCCAGGTCGAGGGGGCGGACCGCGACTTTCCCGCGACGGTTTGGGAGATCGTGCTGACCGGGACCCAGCGCCGGGGCTGGCGCGCCCCGTTCTACACCCGCGCGGACAGGACGGCCGCGACAGCGGCCCTCTCGGCCTTCGAGATATCGGACCTGGCGGGCCGGCGGATCGGGAAGCTCTCGGGAGGACAGATGCAGCGCGTCCTGCTTGCGCGGGCGATGTGCCGCGGGCCGAAGCTGCTCCTCCTGGACGAGCCCTGCTCGGGGCTGGACGCCGACAGCAGGCGCGGGTTCTACGAACTGCTCGCCCGGCTTAACCGGGAGCGGCGGACGACCATCGTGATGGTCTCCCACGACCTCGACGAGGTCGCCGCGCGTGCGTCGCGCGTCGCGGTCATGGCCCGGCGCCTGCTCTTCGTGGGGACGCCCGATGCCTGGCGCAGCGGGGCCTGGAAGGCCTCCATCCTCGACTCCGGCATCCTCGACTCCGGCATCCTCGATCCCGAGGGCGTGCCGGTCCTCACGGAGGTGTCGGCATGA
- a CDS encoding metal ABC transporter substrate-binding protein, which produces MRISRTFAAGLCALLLALTAAGGAGAEERKLSVVCSLFPQYDFVRQIAGDRASVHMLLPPGVESHTFEPRPSDMKTLNDADVFVFTGKYMEPWAERIVQSLDNKKLVVVDASLGVAIQKEPDHEDHDEHGHTHHHHHEYDPHIWLDLSLARKMVDNIASGLSTADPEHADLYAKNAEAYKARLAELDAEFASIVKKGRHRTLVFGGRFAYLYFLKHYGLNYVTAYDTCSSEGEPGVQRIAQVIQYIRKKDIRCIFHEEFVVPKVAQSIAEQTGAKLLTFSTAHNLTKDEFEKGVTFLDIMKANRDSVEQALTL; this is translated from the coding sequence TTGAGGATTTCAAGAACGTTTGCGGCGGGCCTTTGCGCCCTGCTTTTGGCGTTGACCGCGGCGGGAGGCGCTGGGGCCGAGGAGCGGAAGTTATCGGTCGTGTGCAGCCTTTTCCCGCAGTATGACTTCGTCCGGCAGATCGCCGGGGACCGTGCGTCCGTTCACATGCTCCTGCCCCCCGGGGTGGAGAGCCATACCTTCGAGCCCCGTCCGTCCGACATGAAGACCCTGAACGACGCGGACGTCTTCGTGTTCACGGGAAAGTATATGGAGCCCTGGGCGGAGCGCATCGTCCAGAGCCTGGACAACAAAAAGCTGGTCGTCGTGGACGCGTCCCTGGGGGTCGCCATCCAGAAGGAGCCAGACCATGAGGATCACGACGAGCACGGACATACGCACCATCACCACCACGAGTACGATCCGCACATCTGGCTGGACCTGTCCCTGGCCCGGAAAATGGTGGACAACATCGCATCCGGGCTGAGCACGGCCGACCCGGAGCACGCGGACCTGTACGCGAAGAACGCCGAGGCGTACAAGGCCCGGCTGGCGGAGCTGGACGCGGAGTTCGCCTCCATCGTGAAGAAGGGCCGGCACCGCACCCTGGTGTTCGGGGGACGCTTCGCCTACCTTTACTTCCTGAAGCACTACGGCCTGAACTACGTGACGGCCTACGACACCTGCTCCTCGGAGGGCGAGCCGGGCGTCCAGCGCATCGCCCAGGTGATCCAGTACATCAGGAAAAAGGACATCCGCTGCATCTTCCACGAGGAGTTCGTCGTCCCTAAGGTCGCGCAGTCCATCGCCGAGCAGACGGGGGCGAAGCTGCTGACGTTCAGCACGGCCCACAACCTGACGAAGGACGAGTTCGAGAAGGGCGTGACCTTCCTGGACATCATGAAGGCCAACCGGGACAGCGTCGAGCAGGCGCTGACCCTGTAG
- a CDS encoding transcriptional repressor, with translation MAAAAESRKSTRQKASILRCLCGMEGAYLTADELVDRLKRSGTPVSKATVYRFLTELEEAGRVRRYRGPEGGPALIEYLGDPAEGEEDYHLLCETCGTMLHFDSEPLREAFHRFADENALAIDESRLVLYGKCPGCVKRDRG, from the coding sequence TTGGCGGCTGCGGCGGAGTCGCGCAAGAGCACCCGTCAGAAGGCATCCATCCTGAGGTGCCTGTGCGGCATGGAGGGCGCTTACCTGACGGCGGACGAGCTCGTCGATCGCCTGAAGCGCTCCGGGACCCCGGTCAGCAAGGCGACGGTCTACCGTTTTCTGACCGAGCTGGAGGAGGCGGGGCGCGTGCGGCGCTACCGCGGCCCCGAGGGCGGCCCGGCGCTGATCGAGTACCTCGGCGATCCGGCGGAGGGGGAGGAGGACTACCATCTCCTCTGCGAGACGTGCGGGACGATGCTCCACTTCGACAGCGAGCCTCTTCGCGAGGCCTTCCATCGCTTCGCCGACGAGAACGCCCTCGCGATCGACGAGAGCAGGCTCGTCCTCTACGGGAAGTGCCCCGGCTGCGTCAAGCGGGACCGAGGCTGA
- a CDS encoding lysophospholipase codes for MFHEEIVRSFDGTELYRCIDAPEPFLGTVVLLHGLGGHCRRFDEPVRRLNAEGWRVVRYDHRGHGRSGGARACLNDYDDLVVDAKFIAGAARRDAPGPLFTCGYSMGGLVSLLLGIRYPEGLSGQVFLGACACELPLYRSFRRPQIGRIAMRTSPSVGSALLSRDPDVADEYDRDPWVLHAFTNKLLYEVFVRGVDDLTASLHRHALPCLTLHGADDRLVPVESSRIIHSRSASPDKTLEILPGCYHDILHDTARDDAISRIVAWMEEHR; via the coding sequence ATGTTTCACGAGGAGATCGTCCGTTCCTTTGACGGGACGGAGCTTTACCGATGCATCGACGCGCCGGAGCCGTTCCTCGGCACGGTCGTCCTGCTGCATGGTTTGGGAGGACACTGCCGAAGGTTCGACGAACCCGTCCGCCGGCTCAATGCCGAGGGCTGGAGGGTTGTCCGCTACGACCACCGCGGGCACGGACGGTCCGGGGGCGCCCGGGCCTGCCTGAACGACTACGACGACCTTGTGGTCGACGCGAAATTCATCGCGGGCGCGGCTCGGAGGGACGCGCCGGGCCCCTTGTTCACCTGCGGCTACAGCATGGGGGGGCTGGTCTCCCTCCTCTTGGGCATCCGGTATCCCGAGGGACTGTCGGGGCAGGTCTTTCTGGGCGCCTGCGCCTGCGAGCTTCCGCTTTACCGCAGCTTCCGCCGGCCCCAGATCGGGAGGATAGCGATGCGGACTTCGCCCTCCGTCGGCTCGGCCCTGCTCAGCAGGGACCCGGACGTGGCGGACGAGTACGACCGGGACCCCTGGGTGCTTCACGCCTTCACCAACAAGCTGCTCTACGAGGTCTTCGTGCGGGGCGTCGACGACCTGACCGCCTCCCTTCACCGCCACGCCCTGCCCTGCCTGACGCTCCACGGGGCCGACGACCGTCTCGTCCCGGTGGAGTCGTCGCGGATCATCCACAGCCGCTCCGCCTCGCCGGACAAGACGCTCGAGATCCTTCCGGGCTGCTACCACGACATCCTGCACGACACCGCGCGTGATGACGCGATATCGCGCATCGTCGCGTGGATGGAGGAGCACCGGTGA
- a CDS encoding methyl-accepting chemotaxis protein, whose product MTIRGKMLGTVTVVFLVLFVAIGIVYLWGSSVLTSSLKGTGVDSVSQSAEIFRGVLARSSTALSTSAESLRYAYLNLGVVSRDEMARAAAALLAKNRPNGIKELFWGYESNGRFADGGGWKAPDDFDSRVRPWYKLAAAARDGEVVCSEPYIIAATNSLGITMAVAVRDDSGKLLGVVGADLDMDQINLQTSDLKVFGQGSGILVRRDGLIVASSHKEQVMKTNLLTDSSFPESLRDAIRRMTAGETGVSEYTYEGERRLMFYAPVGHGLYLGAFFPCAVISGILRTLTLILLGVAVTPLVIIGVAFFCIIRGMTRSVRRMTDLMEELESGDLSTRFDDSGKDEFARISGMLNRTAASIGELIARIRTGVAENSREAEELAKISGTLLASMDEVGGLMGKSNALLDESASSLETINAAIGEVATGAQSSAQAATEGATQSSTVSSGTTEGVQSVGQIVEGMKRVDGKSDETMELIGRLAQSVEAISGFVSSITSIADQTNLLALNAAIEAARAGEAGRGFAVVAEEVRKLAEESGNAAKEVSKLIRELQDHSGSSLAATKEVAQNITELLQRAEAVDKELQGVLGATNHLNESIQNVAAVSEEQAASAEEMTASVQSVTTSIGEIVGVQKELGQAASDTVDVAKSIERASRTVAKTVAQLSELIGRFKTEADSRALAVKQTPSFP is encoded by the coding sequence ATGACGATTCGAGGCAAGATGTTGGGGACGGTTACAGTGGTTTTTCTGGTGTTGTTCGTGGCTATTGGGATTGTTTACCTTTGGGGCAGCTCGGTACTGACCTCCAGCTTGAAGGGGACTGGGGTGGACAGCGTGTCGCAATCGGCGGAGATTTTCCGGGGCGTACTGGCCCGTTCCTCCACGGCCCTCTCGACCTCCGCCGAGTCGCTGCGGTACGCTTATCTGAACCTTGGAGTGGTTTCAAGGGACGAGATGGCCCGTGCCGCCGCCGCCCTCCTGGCCAAAAACAGGCCGAATGGAATCAAGGAACTGTTCTGGGGCTACGAATCGAACGGACGCTTCGCGGACGGGGGCGGCTGGAAGGCCCCCGACGACTTCGACTCCCGGGTGCGCCCCTGGTACAAGCTCGCCGCCGCGGCCAGGGACGGCGAGGTCGTCTGCTCGGAGCCCTATATCATTGCAGCGACGAACAGCCTGGGGATCACCATGGCCGTTGCGGTCCGAGACGATTCCGGGAAGCTCCTGGGGGTCGTCGGTGCGGACCTGGACATGGACCAAATCAACTTACAGACGTCAGACCTAAAGGTCTTCGGGCAGGGGTCCGGGATCCTGGTCCGTAGGGACGGCCTGATCGTCGCCTCCTCCCATAAGGAACAGGTCATGAAGACCAACCTCCTCACGGACTCGTCCTTCCCCGAGAGCCTTCGCGATGCAATCCGGCGGATGACGGCGGGCGAGACCGGGGTTTCCGAGTACACCTACGAGGGCGAGCGGCGCCTGATGTTCTACGCCCCGGTCGGGCACGGCCTCTACCTCGGCGCGTTCTTCCCCTGCGCCGTGATCTCCGGGATCCTCAGGACCCTGACCCTGATCCTTCTGGGGGTCGCGGTCACGCCGCTGGTCATCATCGGGGTTGCCTTCTTCTGCATCATCCGGGGCATGACGCGCTCGGTGCGCCGGATGACCGACCTGATGGAGGAGCTGGAATCCGGCGACCTCTCGACCCGCTTCGACGATTCGGGGAAGGACGAGTTCGCCAGGATATCCGGGATGCTGAACCGGACGGCGGCCTCCATCGGGGAGCTGATAGCCCGAATTCGTACCGGCGTGGCCGAGAACTCCAGGGAGGCCGAGGAGCTCGCGAAGATCTCGGGTACTCTGCTTGCCTCGATGGACGAGGTCGGAGGGCTGATGGGCAAGTCGAACGCGCTCCTTGACGAGAGCGCCTCCTCCCTCGAGACCATCAACGCGGCGATCGGCGAGGTGGCGACCGGGGCGCAGTCGAGCGCCCAGGCGGCTACGGAGGGCGCCACGCAGTCCTCCACTGTCAGCAGTGGGACGACGGAGGGAGTCCAGAGCGTGGGGCAAATCGTGGAGGGCATGAAGCGGGTGGATGGAAAATCCGACGAGACGATGGAACTGATTGGGCGCCTTGCGCAGTCGGTGGAGGCCATCTCGGGCTTTGTGAGCTCCATCACGTCCATAGCGGACCAGACGAACCTTCTGGCGCTCAACGCGGCTATCGAGGCGGCGCGTGCGGGCGAGGCGGGTCGCGGGTTTGCCGTCGTGGCCGAGGAGGTCCGGAAGCTGGCCGAGGAGTCCGGCAACGCCGCCAAGGAGGTGAGCAAGCTGATCCGGGAGCTTCAGGATCATTCAGGGAGCTCGCTTGCCGCGACGAAGGAGGTGGCCCAGAACATCACGGAGCTTCTCCAAAGGGCCGAGGCGGTGGATAAGGAGCTGCAGGGAGTTCTGGGAGCGACGAACCATCTGAACGAGTCGATCCAGAACGTCGCGGCGGTCTCTGAGGAGCAGGCGGCGTCTGCGGAGGAGATGACCGCGTCCGTCCAGAGCGTGACCACCTCCATTGGGGAGATCGTTGGGGTCCAGAAAGAATTGGGGCAGGCCGCATCGGATACGGTCGATGTGGCGAAGAGCATCGAGCGGGCGTCTCGGACGGTGGCGAAGACGGTGGCACAGCTGAGCGAGCTCATCGGCCGCTTCAAGACGGAGGCGGACAGTAGGGCTTTAGCGGTTAAGCAGACGCCCTCCTTCCCTTGA
- a CDS encoding methyl-accepting chemotaxis protein yields MSFRHSHSKRPGALRLRSKMLLYILSVVVVIFSAVTFYVAVSSSAKVSHDAETLTLTSSRVAALTVTDTITSNINILTTIAEAIPRLDSSLGSSRNTVLTLLESGALQRPEIISMWLAFEPDAFDGRDSDFAGDEWYGKTGQFTASFVERNGKAVRTNDVTPEKIYVPGSGDFYTVPLRTGEATVGDPEYLTYENGAKALIAPVSVPIKVDGKTIGVVGIDLDYTLIQESLKSIRIISDRTAIMLIDDDGFIIHSTTPEYVGRQLGDIIHGQENADETLRSIKEGRDYFRYGHSAALGGQVLKTYTPVRLPPTKQTLSVSALVPVDDMLADSHAMTRNTILAAIVGLLLISGTIYWLTGRILRPINAFGGLLKRAATLDFSTDQSKVWLYDYKDEIGDMTHSYSQLKDSIVDMLRKLNEQAHSFTESAQNLAAISEEAVASMEEVKASVDEVARLSEENSESLARTNTGVEEVSHAASSTANSAEEGAGIATRTADLTQSASMEVDEAVEKIRLAGERSRVGGESIRKVNGSVESIAGFVSTITGIADQTNLLALNAAIEAARAGEAGRGFAVVAEEVRKLAEESGNAAQEIQKLIAGLQSDSDKAGSVVRDLETLLGETVKKSGEAQESLKKGLDEVNALSGHMQTIAAAAEEQAASSSEMAESLGKVTSATSELGQTLENIKRATTDTSAASENVAEEAQSMSEGVTRLEQLLDQFQYDDKEQETRNRAALPAKAKKVAKK; encoded by the coding sequence ATGTCGTTCCGTCACAGCCATTCCAAGCGTCCCGGCGCCCTGCGGCTGAGGAGCAAGATGCTTCTCTACATCCTGTCCGTCGTCGTCGTCATCTTTTCCGCCGTCACCTTCTATGTGGCCGTCTCCTCGTCGGCCAAGGTGTCCCATGACGCTGAGACACTTACCTTGACCTCGTCCAGGGTGGCCGCGCTCACTGTTACGGACACGATCACGAGCAACATCAACATCCTGACGACGATCGCGGAAGCTATTCCCCGCCTCGACAGCAGCCTGGGCAGCTCGCGGAACACCGTCCTGACCCTGCTGGAGTCGGGCGCACTCCAGCGCCCGGAGATCATCTCCATGTGGCTGGCCTTCGAGCCCGACGCCTTCGACGGACGGGACAGCGATTTTGCGGGCGACGAGTGGTACGGGAAGACGGGGCAGTTCACCGCCTCCTTCGTGGAGAGGAACGGCAAGGCCGTCCGCACCAACGACGTAACGCCAGAAAAAATTTACGTTCCCGGCAGCGGGGACTTCTATACGGTCCCGCTCAGGACGGGCGAGGCCACCGTCGGTGACCCGGAGTACCTCACCTACGAAAACGGGGCGAAGGCTCTGATAGCTCCCGTCTCCGTGCCCATCAAGGTCGACGGAAAAACTATCGGCGTCGTGGGCATCGACCTGGACTACACCCTGATCCAGGAGAGTCTGAAGTCCATCAGGATTATAAGCGACCGCACGGCTATCATGCTGATCGACGACGACGGCTTCATCATCCACTCCACGACTCCCGAGTACGTCGGCAGACAGCTGGGCGACATCATCCACGGGCAGGAGAACGCCGACGAGACCCTTCGGAGCATCAAGGAGGGCAGGGACTATTTCCGCTACGGGCACTCCGCGGCCTTGGGCGGGCAGGTCCTGAAGACCTACACCCCGGTGCGGCTTCCTCCCACAAAGCAGACCCTCTCCGTCAGCGCCCTGGTTCCGGTGGACGATATGTTGGCCGACTCCCACGCGATGACCCGCAATACGATCCTGGCCGCTATCGTGGGGCTGCTCCTGATCTCCGGGACCATCTACTGGCTCACAGGACGTATCCTGCGTCCCATCAACGCCTTCGGAGGGCTTCTGAAGCGCGCCGCTACGCTCGATTTTTCGACCGACCAATCCAAGGTCTGGCTGTACGACTACAAGGATGAGATCGGTGACATGACCCACAGCTATTCCCAGCTGAAGGACAGCATCGTGGACATGCTGCGCAAGCTGAACGAGCAGGCGCACAGCTTCACCGAGTCCGCGCAGAACCTTGCGGCCATCTCGGAGGAGGCGGTGGCCTCCATGGAGGAGGTCAAGGCCTCCGTAGACGAGGTGGCGCGCCTCTCCGAGGAGAACTCGGAGTCTCTGGCGCGCACGAACACGGGCGTCGAGGAGGTCTCTCACGCCGCCTCCTCGACGGCGAACTCAGCCGAGGAGGGCGCGGGCATAGCAACCCGCACCGCGGACCTGACTCAGTCCGCCTCCATGGAGGTGGATGAGGCGGTGGAGAAGATTCGCTTGGCCGGGGAGCGCTCCCGCGTGGGCGGCGAGTCCATCCGCAAGGTCAACGGGTCGGTGGAGTCCATCGCCGGCTTCGTCTCCACGATAACGGGCATCGCTGACCAGACGAACCTGCTGGCCCTGAACGCGGCCATCGAGGCCGCCCGGGCCGGAGAGGCGGGACGGGGCTTCGCGGTCGTCGCCGAGGAGGTCCGCAAGCTCGCCGAGGAGTCAGGCAACGCGGCCCAGGAGATCCAGAAGCTCATCGCGGGGCTCCAGAGCGACTCGGACAAGGCGGGATCGGTCGTCCGCGATCTGGAGACCCTGCTCGGAGAGACGGTGAAGAAGTCCGGCGAGGCCCAGGAGAGCCTGAAGAAGGGATTGGACGAGGTCAACGCCTTGAGCGGCCACATGCAGACCATCGCCGCCGCGGCCGAGGAACAGGCGGCGTCGAGCAGCGAGATGGCCGAGTCCCTCGGAAAGGTGACCTCCGCGACCTCGGAGCTGGGGCAGACGCTTGAAAACATCAAGCGGGCCACGACGGACACCTCCGCGGCCAGCGAGAATGTAGCGGAGGAGGCCCAGAGTATGAGCGAGGGCGTCACACGTCTGGAGCAGCTGCTCGACCAGTTCCAGTACGACGACAAGGAGCAGGAGACCAGAAACAGGGCGGCGCTTCCTGCTAAGGCTAAAAAGGTCGCCAAGAAGTAA
- a CDS encoding biotin-dependent carboxyltransferase family protein has product MRLLVGSPGMFTTVQDLGRYGCQSRGVPVAGAMDAPALRLGNILLGNDEGAAALEITVLGPVLRVEEGEGCVAVTGADAGVTRNGVALDTWRVHRVAAGDTLAFAASASGARAYLCVSGGFDVPLVMGSRSTYVRGRFGGHEGRALRAGDVLRTGAPDILWADSEGLALPVGLRPVRDASAPLRVVMGPQDDAFTPGGIETFLSSEYTVSASADRMGYRLEGPVVKHREGADIVSDAVALGSVQVPGHGQPIVMLADRQTTGGYTKIATVCAVDVPVLAQRLPGQRVRFARVSVSEALRLLRDEARFYGEARRLRAAWRTRPGTASPASGSGLPRECGRMRLTVDGVSHAVEWERLPQAAGQPLLDYTKLE; this is encoded by the coding sequence ATGCGCCTGTTGGTCGGGAGCCCGGGGATGTTCACCACCGTCCAGGACCTGGGTCGGTACGGCTGTCAGTCTCGGGGCGTCCCCGTGGCGGGGGCCATGGACGCTCCTGCGCTGCGGCTGGGCAACATCCTGCTGGGCAACGACGAAGGGGCTGCGGCCCTCGAGATCACAGTGCTGGGCCCGGTCCTTCGGGTCGAGGAGGGGGAGGGGTGCGTCGCCGTCACCGGCGCCGACGCCGGCGTCACCCGTAACGGAGTGGCGCTCGATACCTGGCGGGTCCATCGCGTGGCGGCCGGCGACACTCTGGCGTTTGCCGCTTCGGCTTCGGGGGCTCGGGCGTATTTGTGCGTCAGCGGGGGCTTCGACGTTCCGTTGGTCATGGGAAGCCGCTCCACCTACGTTCGGGGCCGGTTCGGCGGCCATGAGGGAAGGGCCCTGAGGGCCGGGGACGTGCTGCGAACCGGAGCCCCGGATATCCTTTGGGCGGACTCCGAGGGGCTGGCCCTGCCTGTCGGACTGCGTCCGGTGCGCGACGCCTCGGCGCCGCTGCGCGTGGTGATGGGTCCTCAGGACGATGCCTTCACGCCGGGGGGGATCGAAACGTTCCTGAGCTCGGAGTACACGGTTTCCGCCTCGGCCGACCGCATGGGGTATCGTCTGGAGGGGCCGGTCGTGAAACACCGCGAGGGTGCCGATATCGTATCGGATGCCGTCGCCTTGGGCAGCGTCCAGGTGCCCGGTCACGGCCAGCCCATCGTGATGCTCGCCGACCGGCAGACGACGGGCGGCTACACGAAGATTGCGACGGTCTGCGCCGTGGACGTACCGGTCCTGGCACAGCGGCTTCCGGGACAGAGGGTCCGCTTTGCGCGCGTTTCCGTGTCCGAGGCCCTGAGACTGCTTCGGGACGAGGCACGGTTTTACGGGGAGGCGCGGCGGCTGCGCGCGGCGTGGCGGACGCGTCCCGGCACGGCGTCCCCGGCCTCGGGGAGCGGGCTGCCCCGTGAGTGCGGCCGGATGAGGCTGACGGTGGATGGCGTGTCTCACGCGGTGGAGTGGGAGCGGCTGCCGCAAGCAGCAGGCCAACCTCTGCTGGATTATACAAAATTGGAATAA
- the pxpB gene encoding 5-oxoprolinase subunit PxpB, whose protein sequence is MKISFPRILHAGESCLVVEFGSAIDLGVNARVQALRKRVEASPFPGFVEAVPTYRSLAVCFDPLRAPDPDQLERLLLEMSEAPLEAGSSGGGRVLVPVCYEGDFAPDLGRVAEHTELSPDEVVRRHSGAEYYCYMLGFTPGFSYLGGMDAMLGTPRLPEPRERIPAGSVGIAGKQTGIYPIDSPGGWNLIGRTPLRLFDSGRPVPIFLSAGMWVRFVPIPMGDFERLERDAARPDWRPDIVGEVEK, encoded by the coding sequence ATGAAAATTTCTTTTCCGCGCATCCTTCATGCGGGGGAAAGTTGTCTTGTCGTCGAGTTCGGCAGCGCCATCGACCTGGGCGTGAACGCGCGGGTCCAGGCCCTGAGGAAGAGGGTCGAGGCGTCACCCTTCCCCGGATTCGTCGAGGCTGTGCCCACGTATCGCTCGCTCGCGGTCTGTTTCGACCCGCTCCGCGCGCCGGACCCGGACCAGCTCGAGCGGCTGCTGCTGGAGATGTCCGAGGCACCGCTCGAGGCCGGATCTTCGGGCGGCGGGAGGGTCCTCGTGCCCGTCTGCTACGAGGGGGACTTCGCCCCCGACCTCGGCCGGGTCGCGGAGCACACGGAGCTTTCCCCCGATGAGGTGGTCCGTCGCCACAGCGGGGCCGAATACTACTGCTACATGCTGGGGTTCACGCCCGGATTTTCCTACCTCGGGGGGATGGATGCGATGCTCGGGACCCCGCGGCTGCCGGAACCGCGGGAGAGGATTCCCGCCGGATCGGTGGGGATCGCCGGGAAGCAGACGGGTATCTACCCAATCGACAGCCCCGGAGGCTGGAACCTGATTGGGCGGACGCCGCTCCGGCTTTTCGACTCCGGCCGGCCCGTTCCGATCTTCCTGAGCGCAGGGATGTGGGTGCGCTTCGTCCCGATCCCCATGGGGGACTTCGAGCGCCTGGAGCGCGACGCCGCGCGGCCGGACTGGAGGCCCGACATCGTGGGGGAGGTGGAGAAGTGA
- a CDS encoding 5-oxoprolinase subunit PxpA: MGSTDLNDVDLCIDLNSDLGESFGDWRMGMDEEVMRSITSSNVACGWHAGDPVVMLGTVRAAKAAGVAVGAHPGYPDLMGFGRRGMACTPDELYAYTLYQAGALAAVCRSEGIELQHVKPHGAMYNQAAKDPRMAEAIARAVRALGEGVMLMGLAGSAFEAASADAGVPFAAEAFVDRGYMPDGSLVPRGRRGAFIHDPEEAAARMVRLVKEGVVTAADGSELRLKAHSICVHGDNPDAVGMARTVRATLEREGIAVRPLRG; encoded by the coding sequence ATGGGATCCACGGACCTGAACGACGTCGATCTGTGCATCGACCTGAACAGCGATTTGGGAGAGAGCTTCGGGGACTGGAGGATGGGGATGGACGAGGAGGTGATGAGGTCCATCACCTCCTCGAACGTGGCCTGTGGATGGCATGCCGGCGACCCCGTGGTGATGCTCGGGACCGTCCGTGCAGCCAAGGCCGCGGGCGTGGCCGTCGGCGCCCACCCCGGCTATCCCGACCTGATGGGGTTCGGGCGGCGCGGCATGGCCTGTACGCCGGACGAGCTCTATGCCTACACGCTCTATCAGGCGGGCGCGCTCGCCGCCGTCTGCCGCTCCGAGGGGATCGAGCTCCAGCACGTGAAGCCGCATGGGGCGATGTACAACCAGGCGGCCAAAGACCCCCGGATGGCGGAGGCCATCGCCCGCGCCGTGCGCGCGCTGGGGGAGGGCGTCATGTTGATGGGGTTGGCGGGCTCCGCCTTCGAGGCCGCCTCGGCCGATGCGGGCGTCCCCTTCGCCGCGGAGGCCTTCGTCGACCGCGGCTACATGCCCGACGGCTCCCTGGTTCCACGCGGCAGGCGGGGGGCCTTCATCCACGATCCCGAGGAGGCCGCAGCCCGCATGGTGAGGCTGGTCAAGGAGGGGGTCGTGACGGCGGCCGACGGCAGTGAACTTCGCCTGAAGGCTCATTCCATCTGCGTGCACGGGGACAACCCCGACGCCGTCGGTATGGCCCGGACGGTGCGCGCAACGCTGGAGAGGGAGGGCATCGCGGTCAGGCCGCTGCGCGGCTGA